In one Neobacillus sp. WH10 genomic region, the following are encoded:
- a CDS encoding DUF3934 domain-containing protein: MSKAKGKGGTGRGTDKKGWNRWQASANKKKSAKPFISKSTKKTDVENDPTSNI; the protein is encoded by the coding sequence ATGAGTAAAGCTAAAGGAAAAGGTGGAACAGGGAGAGGAACAGACAAGAAGGGATGGAATCGTTGGCAAGCTAGTGCAAACAAAAAAAAGAGTGCAAAACCCTTTATAAGTAAAAGTACAAAAAAAACGGATGTTGAAAATGACCCCACGAGCAATATTTAA
- a CDS encoding amidase family protein: MTIKFNEFYKEELTINETQSAMENGLVTSKELVMYYLYRIAKYDQDGPRINSVLEINPDAIFIAEALDNERNTKGVRGPLHGIPVLLKDNIETSDSMHTSAGAIALEQYIAEKDAFLVEKLRKAGAVILGKTNMTELANAMSTTMWAGYSSRGGQVLNPYGDPDLYVGGSSSGSAVAVAANFTVLSVGTETDASILNPAIQNSVVGIKPTVGLISRSGIILFTYSQDTAGPMARNVTDAALLLGVLAGLDKEDAATFKSEGRIEHDYAIFLDSDGLKGARVGIFKNASNDFLNSDEYDEALFQNAVQVIKNQGAIIEEIDIPSFHREWNWGVNLYELKHSLDNFLSQLPTNLPIHSIKDLIQYNQINKEKALKYGQDKLEQRDFFPNTLRNSDYLLNKLEDLYFSQDQGIDLALEKYNLDSILFPSYIGSTISAKAGYPSIAIPAGYKQNGRPFGVTFAGTAYSEGKLIKLAYAFEQATNRRKSPNIGTEILNTTK, translated from the coding sequence ATGACTATTAAATTTAATGAGTTTTATAAAGAAGAATTAACGATTAATGAGACTCAAAGTGCAATGGAAAATGGGTTAGTAACTTCAAAAGAATTAGTGATGTACTATTTATATCGAATAGCGAAATATGATCAGGACGGACCGAGAATAAATTCAGTTCTAGAAATAAATCCTGACGCTATCTTTATAGCCGAAGCCCTTGATAATGAAAGGAACACAAAGGGCGTTAGAGGCCCTTTGCACGGAATTCCTGTCCTTTTAAAAGATAATATTGAAACTTCGGATTCAATGCATACAAGTGCAGGTGCAATTGCATTGGAGCAATATATTGCGGAAAAAGATGCGTTTCTTGTTGAAAAGCTCCGTAAAGCAGGTGCGGTTATTTTAGGTAAGACGAATATGACTGAATTAGCTAATGCAATGTCTACGACAATGTGGGCCGGGTATAGCTCGAGAGGAGGGCAAGTATTAAACCCTTATGGAGACCCTGACCTTTATGTGGGCGGGTCTAGTTCTGGTTCTGCTGTGGCAGTTGCTGCTAATTTTACGGTTTTATCCGTAGGTACAGAAACAGATGCTTCAATTCTTAATCCTGCTATACAAAATTCAGTAGTAGGAATCAAACCAACTGTAGGTTTAATTAGCAGAAGTGGTATTATTCTTTTTACATATTCTCAAGATACTGCTGGGCCAATGGCAAGGAATGTTACGGATGCAGCCCTTTTGCTCGGGGTTCTGGCTGGTCTTGATAAGGAAGATGCTGCGACCTTTAAAAGTGAAGGAAGGATAGAGCATGACTATGCTATATTCCTTGATTCCGATGGCCTTAAAGGAGCTAGGGTCGGCATATTTAAAAATGCATCCAATGACTTTCTAAATTCGGATGAGTACGATGAGGCCTTGTTTCAAAATGCTGTACAAGTAATTAAAAATCAGGGAGCCATTATAGAAGAGATAGATATACCTTCCTTTCATAGAGAATGGAACTGGGGAGTAAATCTATACGAACTGAAACACAGTTTAGATAATTTTCTTTCACAACTCCCAACAAACTTACCTATTCATTCAATTAAAGATTTAATTCAATATAATCAAATCAACAAAGAAAAGGCATTAAAATATGGACAGGATAAATTGGAACAAAGAGACTTCTTTCCAAATACATTAAGGAATTCCGATTATTTACTAAACAAATTGGAAGACCTGTATTTTTCTCAGGATCAAGGTATCGACCTTGCTTTGGAAAAATACAATCTAGATTCAATTCTTTTTCCCTCTTATATAGGTTCAACAATTAGTGCTAAAGCAGGGTATCCATCCATTGCCATACCTGCTGGTTATAAGCAAAACGGCCGGCCTTTTGGAGTTACCTTTGCAGGAACAGCTTATAGTGAAGGTAAATTAATTAAATTAGCGTATGCATTTGAACAGGCCACTAACCGTCGAAAAAGTCCGAACATAGGGACTGAAATATTGAATACTACTAAATAG
- a CDS encoding cold-shock protein has translation MEKGKVKWFNGEKGFGFIEREGGEDVFVHFSAIQGEGYKTLEEGQEVTFDVEQGQRGAQAANVRKA, from the coding sequence ATGGAAAAAGGTAAAGTAAAATGGTTTAATGGCGAAAAAGGCTTCGGATTCATCGAACGTGAAGGTGGAGAAGACGTATTCGTTCATTTCTCAGCTATCCAAGGCGAAGGGTACAAAACATTAGAAGAAGGTCAAGAAGTGACTTTTGATGTTGAGCAAGGTCAACGTGGAGCACAAGCAGCTAACGTTCGTAAGGCTTAA